The genomic interval ttttaaatacttcatttttttcttttattccgCACTTAAAGATATCTATTCCAACTCTGTTCTGTAATTGATACcgttaataaaattataattaattttaaaactttatatacatatatttatttattttattttatattttttatttgttacaaattttaatttgctctctaaatattttgtttaatctaataaatatatataaatgggtGGAGTAGGATAAGGGGAAACCCAACTCCAACTCAAGACAAAAATGAAAACCCAAAATGACAACACATTAAGGCCCCCATTATCTACTTTCAATGTAAATCTATGAATTCTAGTGaatgaaaatctaaaaaaaaaaaaaaaaaaaaaaaaaaaattgcattagtgtaattttcttttttttttaatcacaaTGTAAAAAACGTCACGTTTTAAAAATAGCCACATAGAATAGAATGTGGAAAAAACTGAACTATTATGCTCCACCAACAAACTGAAAAACAAGATAGAGAAAGAAAGTACACACAACCATGTCAACTACTATTAATGCTTCAACTCCTGCTCCTGCTAGAaggtattaataataataataataataataataataataataataataataataataataataataataatattattattattattaatagaatATTTTGTTCATAACATTACTTTGTTATGCATATTGCTTATTTTCAGAGTTTTGCATCTATTTCATACATGCAATTTCTTATTGTAATTTTTCTTGCTTATATACTCTTGAATCTGTATTTGGTTTTGGatatatgttttctttttatgatttttttttggtataGTTTGAGCtactgtttatttatttatttatttttaaattatctcATCTTATTTTTTGTCAGCTTTTGACTTCATAGCTGTGGGTTGACTAAgtttgtttgtaaattattaatgattgtttgataattttgacaaataaaAGACACAAAAGATGAGATCTGCTGAGGTTATTTGATTTTTCCCATGTTGTTGATTTTATGGTTATTGTTGTCTGATTGCAAATTATATGGATCTcgtttgatgtttttttttggaACAGCAATAAGTAGAACAAATATTGCTTTCACTCCTTTTATTACTTttcacataatttatttttgtattattttataaaaaaccATTGGTAGATTTTTTTGGAGTAAATTAGCGTGTTTGAAATTGTAAGTGTCGATCATTTGCAAAATAACAATTTAGTCTCTTAAATTGAACAACAACAACGGATTTAGTCCTTTTTCCAAATTTAGTATCACAATCTTAAAACTTCAATAtaagttttatttgttttgatgattGTTTACAAAAGAGATGGTTGGTTTACCCTATATGTTCTtggttttctcttttttccccGGAGTTTCTATTTCCTATGACTTTCAGATTTATCATTTATGAGCCAAACTTCAAATTCATCCTCAATGAGTTTAGTTATATAATTTGAGGATTTCTACCTGATTTCTCAACCAGGTTTGTTTGGACACTAAATTTATCAGTCCTTCAAATTTGCTAAATAGCAATTTAGTCCCTGAAACTGAATAATATCAatcaatttagtcatttttcaaatttagtaCCACGATTTTAAAAGTTCTGTGCTTGCTTTGATGCAGTAAGAGACTATTCAAGTGAATATGTCTGTCTTTTATTGATATTGTAAGCATCGGCCAAAATACTAAAATACGTTACATGAACATCTCATATTCCACGTTCACCTCACTGGGAACTAATTTGCCAATGAAATTTAGATCCTCTTAGGGACAAATTTGTTAATAATTGCAATTGTGCAATGACTAATTAGTGACAAATTAGCACTTAAGAAACCTAAATTTCATAGACAAATTAGTCTCTAATGTGGGATCAAGGTGGAAGGGCTGCTTATTTAGTTATCGTGCCACGTCATAAATAATAGTTATCAGGAAAACTATTTTGATTGACACTTTATAATTTCAGGGATATATTTGCCAATTCACAAAAATCATAGACTACTTTGACTCATGCTTACAATTTCGAGGACCAATTTACTTATTCACTCATTTTCTAACATCCGTCCCCTAACTCCGATTAAATTGTGACAGGCCATCATCTTGGTCTAGGGTGgtttataaaagtaaataatatattgtGGTGAATGtgttgttattttctttttttatattcttcTTGTATGATATAATGCTACCATTCATCCTTAGGATCTTGATGTCTTGGTCATAATAAAATTAGCCAATTTCTAATGTAGTTAGGTGTGCTGAATCTGCTGATCTTGCAACAAGGTATGTTTGAATGGTTAATGACAATGCAAGCTAAGAGTGATTAATCATTCTTATTCTTTTCATGTATGCTatgtttatttcattttattatcaGTTGCACATTTCATTTTATTGCTTGCCctatatataaaaagtttattttggttattaagtAATGCGTTACTGATATATGGTTTTTAAAGGGCTCTGGTAATCCGATGTTCGACTGAGATTCAGTTATTTGACTTAAACTTCTCTATTATCTCATTTCCTCAGGTTATCAGGCAAAGTGGCAATGGTAACTGGTGGAGCCTCAGGAATCGGAGAAAGCATTGTTCGCCTATTCTACTCGCACGGCGCTAAAGTTTGTATAGCCGATATCCAGGACGACCTTGGACAAAACCTCTGCAATTCCTTTGGCGATCTGGAAAATGTTTATTTCATCCATTGTGATGTTGCGTTAGAGAATGATGTTTCCAACGCAGTATGCATCACAGTTGGTAAATTTGGCACTCTTGACATCATGGTCAACAATGCAGGAATATCTGGTTCGCCTTGTCCTGATATCCGCAATGTAGACATGGCCGAATTCGACAAAGTGTTTGACATAAATGTAAAGGGTGTTTTCCATGGAATGAAACATGCTGCTCAAATTTTGATCCCAAAGAAAAGTGGCTCAATAATTTCTATAGCAAGTGTAGCAAGTAACATAGGTGGTATTGGACCACATGCTTACACAGGTTCCAAACATGCTGTGTGGGGACTAACAAAGAATGTTGCAGCTGAATTAGGAAACTATGGAATAAGAGTTAACTGTGTTTCACCATATGGTGTTGCAACTCGTTTGTCTTTGGCTCATTTGCCTGAGGAGGAGAGAACCGAGGATGCGATGGAAGGTTTTCGGTCTTTTATTGGGAAAAATGCTAACTTGCAGGGTGTGGAGTTAACTGCTAATGATGTTGCTAATGCTGTGCTCTTTCTTGCTAGTGATGATGCAAAGTATATAAGTGGAGAGAATTTGATGGTTGATGGAGGGTTCACTAAATCAAATCACTCACTCAAAGTTTTTAGATGATTTTAGTGGTTTTCACTACTTGTTAATTTATTAAGCAGGCTTTATAACATTGCAAGCATAGATTATCTAATGACAGATTTTCAAATAACAAATTCCCTACAGCTTGTTCTGAAGTGATTAAGTAAGAATGTGAGTTTGTCTTTGAAGTGATTAAGAAAGTTTCTACCTTGAATTTTAGGTAAATTTAGATCAAGatgcattttaaattttagtaaattttgGGTTGGaacgttttggtaaattttgTGGCCATGAAGGGTTGGCCTAGTGGTTTGGATTGAAACATTGAACGTGTATTAAAAAGGAGGTCAGAAATCGGCAATCGCATTTTATTTCTGCTACTAACATTTCTTCTTCTCGAACAAA from Cicer arietinum cultivar CDC Frontier isolate Library 1 chromosome 5, Cicar.CDCFrontier_v2.0, whole genome shotgun sequence carries:
- the LOC101515018 gene encoding (+)-borneol dehydrogenase 2; this encodes MSTTINASTPAPARRLSGKVAMVTGGASGIGESIVRLFYSHGAKVCIADIQDDLGQNLCNSFGDLENVYFIHCDVALENDVSNAVCITVGKFGTLDIMVNNAGISGSPCPDIRNVDMAEFDKVFDINVKGVFHGMKHAAQILIPKKSGSIISIASVASNIGGIGPHAYTGSKHAVWGLTKNVAAELGNYGIRVNCVSPYGVATRLSLAHLPEEERTEDAMEGFRSFIGKNANLQGVELTANDVANAVLFLASDDAKYISGENLMVDGGFTKSNHSLKVFR